A DNA window from Allokutzneria albata contains the following coding sequences:
- a CDS encoding FAD-dependent oxidoreductase, protein MSNVVIIGAGPTGLVLALDLARRGVAVRVLDRSPGPQTGSRGKTLHARSIEVLADLGAGREIADIGTASQKYRKYFNGEFVSDSVPFGEQTLFLPQWGVERILRDKLGKHGVHVEFGADLVGFTQDGNGVLAELADGSRIEADYLIGCDGGRSTVRKLLDLPFIGESAQQQSMICGDVEVDGLDRGYWHQWVDDDGAFFLCPFRDSTVWQVQTGPEFDADGRVVEPSLKTFQRRFEKHTRIEGVRLRNATWVSSWRINVRMVDRLRVGRVLLAGDAAHVHPIAGGLGMNTGIQDAWNLGWKLAFVVSGQAGSALLDTYNEERLPIAAWTLDLSSERLDAAMAKLSTPGVGLDTVAVAETSGLGIHYRWSSLAAESFGDLRTGDRAPTGSAAGPLFTVLGFGEAGRRAQLEVAGERADLVRAGTATEGFGVDDGIVLIRPDHHIAVISTEAKPVLHYLDELGH, encoded by the coding sequence ATGAGCAACGTGGTGATCATCGGTGCCGGTCCGACCGGCTTGGTTCTCGCACTCGACCTGGCTCGCCGCGGTGTCGCGGTGCGCGTCCTCGACCGGTCGCCGGGCCCGCAGACCGGCTCGCGCGGCAAGACCCTGCACGCCCGCAGCATCGAGGTCCTGGCCGACCTCGGTGCCGGGCGGGAGATCGCGGACATCGGGACGGCGAGCCAGAAGTACCGCAAGTACTTCAACGGCGAATTCGTCAGCGACAGCGTCCCCTTCGGCGAGCAGACGCTGTTCCTGCCGCAGTGGGGCGTCGAACGGATCCTGCGCGACAAGCTCGGCAAGCACGGCGTGCACGTGGAGTTCGGCGCCGACCTCGTCGGCTTCACCCAGGACGGCAACGGCGTACTGGCCGAACTGGCCGACGGAAGCCGGATCGAGGCCGACTACCTCATCGGCTGCGACGGCGGGCGCAGCACGGTGCGCAAGCTGCTGGACCTGCCCTTCATCGGCGAAAGCGCCCAGCAGCAGTCGATGATCTGCGGGGATGTCGAGGTCGACGGCCTCGACCGGGGCTACTGGCACCAGTGGGTCGACGACGACGGCGCCTTCTTCCTCTGCCCGTTCCGCGACAGCACCGTGTGGCAGGTGCAGACCGGGCCCGAGTTCGACGCGGACGGCCGGGTGGTCGAGCCCTCGCTGAAAACCTTCCAGCGCCGCTTCGAAAAGCACACCAGGATCGAGGGCGTGCGACTGCGCAACGCCACCTGGGTGTCCAGCTGGCGGATCAACGTCCGGATGGTCGACCGGCTGCGAGTGGGCCGCGTCCTGTTGGCGGGCGACGCGGCGCACGTGCACCCGATCGCGGGCGGACTGGGGATGAACACCGGCATCCAGGACGCGTGGAACCTGGGCTGGAAGCTCGCTTTCGTGGTCTCCGGCCAGGCGGGCTCCGCGCTGCTGGACACCTACAACGAGGAGCGGCTGCCGATCGCCGCGTGGACGCTCGACCTGAGCTCCGAGCGCCTGGACGCGGCGATGGCGAAGCTCTCCACGCCGGGCGTCGGCCTCGACACCGTCGCAGTGGCCGAGACGAGCGGGCTGGGCATCCACTACCGCTGGAGTTCCCTTGCCGCGGAGAGCTTCGGGGACCTCAGGACGGGCGACCGCGCGCCGACCGGTTCGGCGGCAGGACCGCTGTTCACCGTCCTCGGGTTCGGTGAGGCCGGGCGCAGGGCTCAGCTGGAGGTCGCGGGCGAGCGCGCGGACCTCGTGCGGGCCGGGACGGCGACGGAGGGATTCGGTGTCGACGACGGGATCGTGCTGATCCGGCCCGATCACCACATCGCGGTAATCAGCACGGAGGCCAAGCCGGTGCTGCACTACCTCGACGAGCTGGGCCACTAG
- a CDS encoding TetR/AcrR family transcriptional regulator, with product MSGLRDLKKERTRQAISDAAVELFLTRGFDRVSVADVAAAAEVSKPTLFRYFSSKEDLALHRAADHFGESARVVRGREPGESPLAALHRHFRRGLDERDPVTGLCDDPDVLAYHRLVYDTPSIAARLAEVSAEDTAALADALREAAADDLLPRLVANQFATVRQILARQNWAELAAGRTASDVHPEAVAAADAAFALLAGGAAAHGY from the coding sequence ATGAGCGGGCTCCGTGACCTCAAGAAGGAACGCACGCGCCAAGCGATCTCCGACGCGGCGGTCGAGCTGTTCCTGACCAGGGGCTTCGACCGGGTGTCCGTCGCCGACGTCGCCGCGGCGGCCGAGGTGTCCAAGCCGACGTTGTTCCGCTACTTCAGCTCCAAGGAGGACCTGGCGCTGCACCGCGCCGCCGACCACTTCGGCGAGTCCGCCCGCGTGGTGCGCGGCCGTGAGCCGGGCGAGTCCCCGCTCGCCGCGCTGCACCGGCACTTCCGGCGCGGCCTCGACGAGCGCGACCCGGTCACCGGGCTCTGCGACGACCCTGACGTGCTCGCCTACCACCGGCTGGTCTACGACACGCCCAGCATCGCCGCGCGGTTGGCCGAGGTCTCCGCTGAGGACACGGCCGCCCTCGCCGACGCGCTGCGCGAGGCCGCGGCGGACGACCTGCTGCCCCGGCTCGTCGCGAACCAGTTCGCCACCGTGCGCCAGATCCTGGCCCGCCAGAACTGGGCCGAACTCGCCGCGGGCCGCACCGCCTCCGACGTCCACCCCGAAGCCGTCGCCGCGGCCGACGCGGCGTTCGCGCTGCTCGCCGGGGGAGCCGCGGCGCACGGCTACTAG
- a CDS encoding GNAT family N-acetyltransferase, with product MSLRRETLLYKGMALTVAMAATAVAGPVVAEAQPAGLSWQPCNGGPAQVEKGSRMATVRPARRSDLARLVAIYNHYVEHSVATFDTDIVSVESRTAWFDTFSDTGPHRLVVACEGDRVLGCASSSPYRAHPAFAETVEFGIYLDPRSRGAGVGSALYRVLLEQLSSEEVRLAVAGIALPNDASVALHRKFGFTDVGVFKEYATKRGVYISSLWLQRRIGPLA from the coding sequence ATGTCGCTACGAAGGGAAACCTTGCTGTACAAGGGAATGGCGCTCACTGTCGCGATGGCGGCTACGGCGGTGGCCGGACCGGTTGTCGCCGAGGCGCAGCCCGCCGGCTTGTCGTGGCAGCCGTGCAACGGAGGTCCTGCCCAGGTGGAGAAGGGATCGAGGATGGCGACGGTCCGCCCGGCCCGCAGAAGCGACCTCGCTCGGCTGGTCGCCATCTACAACCACTACGTCGAGCACTCGGTGGCCACCTTCGACACCGACATCGTCTCGGTGGAGAGCCGGACGGCGTGGTTCGACACGTTCTCCGACACCGGCCCGCACCGGCTCGTGGTCGCCTGCGAGGGAGATCGTGTCCTCGGTTGCGCGTCGAGCAGCCCGTATCGCGCCCATCCCGCGTTCGCCGAGACAGTCGAGTTCGGCATCTACCTCGACCCGCGGAGCCGAGGCGCGGGCGTCGGTTCGGCGTTGTACCGCGTGCTCCTGGAGCAGCTCAGCTCGGAGGAGGTACGCCTCGCAGTCGCCGGGATCGCGCTGCCGAACGACGCTTCCGTTGCCCTGCACCGCAAATTCGGGTTCACCGATGTCGGCGTGTTCAAGGAGTACGCCACCAAGCGCGGTGTCTACATCAGCTCCCTGTGGCTCCAGCGCCGCATCGGACCGCTGGCGTGA
- a CDS encoding TetR/AcrR family transcriptional regulator → MSTADRLIESTRELLWERGYTGTSPKAIQQRAGAGQGSMYHHFAGKPDLALAAIRRTSEQLRAKADEQFTGPGTALERIAAYLRRERDVLKGCPIGRLTQDPDVMADAALRAPVAETLSWLRERLTQVLAEGRERGELDASLDPETTAATIVAVLQGGYVLARAANSVAPFDAAVTGVLGLLTPAVRCGAGATGS, encoded by the coding sequence ATGAGCACCGCAGACCGCCTCATCGAGAGCACCCGCGAACTGCTGTGGGAGCGCGGCTACACCGGCACCAGCCCCAAGGCGATCCAGCAGCGCGCCGGGGCCGGGCAGGGCAGCATGTACCACCACTTCGCGGGCAAGCCGGACCTCGCGCTGGCCGCGATCCGGCGCACCTCCGAACAGCTGCGCGCGAAGGCGGACGAGCAGTTCACCGGGCCCGGCACCGCACTGGAGCGCATCGCCGCCTACCTGCGCCGGGAACGCGACGTGCTCAAGGGCTGCCCGATCGGACGGCTCACCCAGGACCCCGACGTCATGGCGGACGCGGCGTTGCGGGCCCCGGTGGCGGAAACCCTGTCCTGGCTTCGCGAACGCCTCACCCAAGTCCTGGCCGAAGGGCGCGAGCGGGGCGAGCTGGACGCGTCCCTCGATCCCGAGACCACCGCCGCCACCATCGTCGCGGTCTTGCAGGGCGGCTACGTCCTGGCCCGCGCGGCGAACTCCGTGGCACCGTTCGACGCCGCGGTCACCGGCGTGCTGGGCCTGCTCACGCCAGCGGTCCGATGCGGCGCTGGAGCCACAGGGAGCTGA
- a CDS encoding glycosyltransferase translates to MRVLLTSVGSRGDVEPVVGLAVAVRDLGADVQVCAPPDEDFVKLLARAGVPLVPLGPSVRSVVAREKPPTPEDAFRFAAELVAARFDTLGTAAEGCDALLAAGLMPAGARDVAEKLGIPYVFACYQTYGHFPQDETAWEQGAERANAMYREPLNSHRAALGLPPVDDVRAHVFTDKPWLAAEPALCPPPEVEDLVQTGAWILPDDRPLPAELEAFLDRGEPPVYVGFGSMGAYVPKDIAQVAIEAVRAHGRRVLLARGWAGLTSIDDADDCFVVGEVNQQSLFTRVAAVVHHGGAGTTTTTARAGAPQVIVPQIADQPHFAAKVAELGIGAAHDGSTPTVDSLSAALQVALAPETRARANAVAGSIRTDGAPVAAKLLLDTASR, encoded by the coding sequence ATGCGTGTGCTGTTGACGTCGGTGGGATCGCGCGGAGACGTCGAACCGGTTGTGGGGCTTGCGGTGGCGGTGCGCGACCTCGGGGCGGACGTCCAGGTGTGCGCGCCGCCGGACGAGGACTTCGTGAAGCTGCTGGCGCGGGCCGGTGTGCCTCTCGTGCCGCTGGGCCCCAGCGTGCGCTCGGTGGTCGCGCGCGAGAAGCCGCCGACGCCCGAGGATGCGTTCCGGTTCGCTGCCGAACTGGTCGCCGCGCGCTTCGACACGCTCGGCACGGCTGCCGAGGGATGCGACGCACTGCTGGCCGCCGGTCTGATGCCGGCCGGAGCACGGGACGTGGCAGAGAAACTCGGCATTCCCTACGTGTTCGCGTGCTACCAGACCTACGGGCACTTTCCGCAGGACGAGACAGCCTGGGAACAGGGCGCTGAGCGGGCGAACGCGATGTACCGCGAACCGCTCAACAGCCACCGTGCGGCGCTCGGTCTGCCACCGGTGGACGACGTCCGCGCTCACGTCTTCACCGACAAGCCGTGGCTGGCCGCCGAACCGGCGCTGTGCCCGCCGCCGGAGGTGGAAGATCTCGTGCAGACCGGAGCGTGGATCTTGCCCGACGACCGCCCGCTCCCAGCGGAACTGGAGGCGTTCCTGGACCGCGGCGAACCTCCCGTGTACGTGGGTTTCGGCAGCATGGGCGCCTACGTCCCGAAGGACATCGCCCAGGTCGCCATCGAGGCGGTCCGCGCGCACGGCCGCCGCGTCCTGCTCGCTCGTGGTTGGGCCGGTCTGACTTCGATCGACGACGCCGACGACTGCTTCGTTGTCGGGGAGGTCAACCAGCAGTCGCTGTTCACCAGGGTGGCCGCCGTTGTGCACCACGGCGGCGCGGGCACCACCACGACGACCGCGCGGGCTGGCGCTCCCCAGGTGATCGTGCCCCAGATCGCCGACCAGCCACACTTCGCCGCCAAGGTGGCCGAGCTGGGCATCGGCGCGGCGCACGACGGCTCAACCCCGACCGTCGACTCCCTGTCCGCCGCGCTCCAGGTGGCCCTGGCTCCCGAGACCCGCGCGCGAGCCAACGCCGTGGCGGGCTCGATCCGAACCGATGGCGCTCCGGTCGCCGCGAAGCTGCTCCTCGACACCGCGAGCCGGTGA
- a CDS encoding YybH family protein, with product MATEPNDLGKFFIERGNAGDVDGLVALYEPDAVLAFPPGNLATGHAEIRKVYQQFVAAAPVLEPGRQHPALVSGDLALTASTLTTGEVTVEIARRQPDGSWLWVVDQPVLVP from the coding sequence GTGGCCACGGAGCCGAACGACCTGGGCAAGTTCTTCATCGAGCGCGGCAACGCGGGCGACGTCGACGGGCTGGTGGCGTTGTACGAGCCGGACGCCGTGCTCGCCTTCCCGCCAGGCAACCTCGCGACCGGGCACGCGGAGATCCGCAAGGTGTACCAGCAGTTCGTCGCGGCCGCGCCGGTGCTCGAACCCGGGAGGCAGCACCCGGCGCTGGTGAGCGGCGACCTGGCGCTCACGGCGTCGACCCTGACCACCGGAGAGGTGACCGTCGAGATCGCCCGGCGGCAGCCGGACGGATCATGGCTGTGGGTCGTGGACCAGCCGGTTCTCGTGCCGTGA
- a CDS encoding helix-turn-helix transcriptional regulator, with the protein MRADRLVSLVLLLRQHGRLSATALARELEVSTRTVLRDIEALSSAGVPVYAERGRHGGFALLPGFRAELTGLNHDEALALLVAGSRQTFGLGSALASAMRKVVDALPESSRSTAAGAVQRLLIDPETDLLARRLVAEEVPGTVLAEVRHAVFAGHKLRIHYAARNEAPKWRIVDPIGLVIVRDKGYLLATRSGADRTYRLSRIMAAEALPEPAERPERVDLDQAWQERSSRFRTGGDQVTVHLRLNPARREDLVGTALTVRAEETDADGWLRLEASFQDSRHAEWALWQLATNAEALSPQWLRDTLRDRAAAIAARYAGLS; encoded by the coding sequence GTGCGTGCCGACCGGTTGGTGTCGCTGGTGCTGCTGCTGCGCCAGCACGGTCGGCTGTCCGCGACAGCGCTCGCGCGTGAGCTCGAGGTGTCCACCCGCACCGTGCTGCGCGACATCGAGGCGCTGTCCAGCGCCGGAGTCCCCGTCTACGCCGAACGTGGGCGGCACGGCGGGTTCGCGTTGCTGCCCGGTTTCCGTGCCGAACTCACCGGGCTGAACCACGACGAGGCCCTTGCCCTGCTGGTCGCCGGATCGCGGCAGACGTTCGGCCTGGGCTCGGCGCTCGCCTCGGCCATGCGCAAGGTCGTCGACGCGCTCCCCGAGAGTTCCCGGTCCACCGCCGCAGGCGCCGTCCAGCGCCTGCTCATCGACCCGGAGACCGACCTGCTGGCGCGCCGGCTGGTCGCCGAGGAGGTGCCCGGCACAGTGCTGGCCGAGGTCCGGCACGCCGTGTTCGCCGGACACAAGCTGCGCATCCACTACGCGGCCAGGAACGAGGCGCCGAAGTGGCGCATCGTGGACCCGATCGGCCTGGTCATCGTGCGCGACAAGGGCTACCTGCTGGCCACGAGATCCGGCGCCGACCGCACCTACCGGCTGTCGCGGATCATGGCCGCCGAGGCACTGCCGGAACCCGCGGAGCGGCCCGAGCGGGTCGATCTGGACCAGGCATGGCAGGAACGCAGCAGCCGATTCCGGACGGGCGGTGACCAGGTCACCGTGCACCTCCGGCTGAACCCTGCGCGACGCGAAGACCTCGTGGGCACCGCACTGACCGTCCGTGCAGAAGAAACCGACGCCGATGGCTGGCTGCGGCTGGAGGCGAGCTTCCAAGACTCCAGGCACGCCGAGTGGGCGCTGTGGCAGCTGGCCACGAACGCGGAGGCCCTGTCACCGCAATGGCTGCGCGACACCCTGCGCGACCGCGCCGCCGCGATCGCCGCCCGCTACGCAGGACTTTCCTGA
- a CDS encoding DUF4097 family beta strand repeat-containing protein, translating to MQNFDTAAPISAVLDIPAGRVRIIAADRADTTVEVLPADASKGRDVKAAEQTTVDYSGGVLRIAAPTKNQILGSSGAIAVTVQLPAGSGVEAKVASAEFRAVGRLGAIAFDGAHGAVVLDEVESARVTVLAGDVSVGRLGGPAEISVSKGDIAISEAVRGKVVLRTEAGAISISAAAGVSASLDAGTSLGRIHNSLKNTEGVAQLDIHATTSYGDITARSAQPAN from the coding sequence ATGCAGAACTTCGACACCGCCGCCCCGATCTCCGCCGTCCTGGACATCCCCGCGGGCCGTGTGCGGATCATCGCCGCCGACCGGGCCGACACCACCGTCGAGGTCCTGCCCGCGGACGCCTCCAAGGGCCGCGACGTGAAGGCTGCGGAACAGACCACCGTCGACTACAGCGGCGGCGTCCTGCGGATCGCGGCGCCGACGAAGAACCAGATCCTCGGTTCCTCCGGCGCCATCGCCGTGACGGTCCAGCTGCCCGCTGGCTCAGGCGTCGAGGCGAAGGTCGCCAGCGCCGAGTTCCGGGCTGTCGGACGGCTCGGCGCCATCGCCTTCGACGGTGCACACGGCGCGGTCGTCCTCGACGAGGTCGAGAGCGCCCGCGTCACCGTCCTCGCCGGTGACGTCTCGGTCGGCCGCCTCGGTGGCCCCGCGGAGATCAGCGTCAGCAAGGGCGACATCGCCATCTCCGAGGCCGTGCGCGGCAAGGTCGTGCTGCGCACCGAGGCCGGTGCGATCTCGATCAGCGCCGCCGCGGGAGTCTCGGCCTCCCTGGACGCGGGCACCTCCCTCGGCCGGATCCACAACTCGCTCAAGAACACCGAAGGCGTCGCTCAGCTCGACATCCACGCCACCACCTCCTACGGCGACATCACCGCCCGCAGCGCTCAGCCCGCGAACTGA
- a CDS encoding serine hydrolase domain-containing protein codes for MTRRGSVRLFAVSALVASVAVVPMAEASSGELDRLAREVVDAGAPGVVVRVDDGSGRPVEIAEQARWARRDHLLKASDVFRVGSSTKTVMATLVLQLVAEGKLALADPVEKWLPGKVPGGKAITVRMLLNHTSGLADYTADPAVVPSIVGKGRRGWTSAELLAVGVKHDPLFAPGTKWDYSNTNYAAIGAVLERVSGAGLADLVRDRIARPLNLAHTYYATDSTWRARHVRGYEPDAEHMPPGVPVEFRDFAGPRRDGHVDVSGNDPSWGGAAGAVVSTARDLARFHTALMSGKLLPAAELAEMRTTTPSGPGYGLGIQTGTTPCGEFWGHDAGLPGYFSVSVTDRTGSRTATMLVATETWVEFGSNPKIATASKALQTAMLCTMLGRPAPNSTTVSDAAHQAAIGSSRTTDIEESARPGRRSAYPASFRAQFAG; via the coding sequence ATGACCCGACGTGGTTCGGTGCGGCTGTTCGCGGTGTCGGCGCTGGTGGCGAGTGTGGCTGTGGTCCCGATGGCCGAGGCGTCGAGCGGCGAGCTGGACAGGTTGGCGCGGGAGGTGGTGGACGCCGGGGCACCGGGTGTGGTCGTGCGGGTGGACGACGGCAGCGGGCGGCCGGTGGAGATCGCGGAGCAGGCGCGGTGGGCGAGGCGGGACCACCTGCTCAAGGCGAGCGACGTGTTCCGGGTGGGGTCCAGCACGAAGACGGTGATGGCCACGCTGGTGCTGCAACTGGTCGCCGAGGGCAAGCTCGCGCTGGCCGATCCGGTGGAGAAGTGGTTGCCGGGCAAGGTGCCGGGCGGCAAGGCGATCACGGTGCGCATGCTGCTGAACCACACCAGCGGCCTGGCCGACTACACCGCGGACCCGGCGGTGGTGCCGTCGATCGTGGGCAAGGGCCGGCGGGGGTGGACGTCGGCGGAGTTGCTCGCGGTGGGCGTGAAGCACGACCCGTTGTTCGCGCCGGGCACGAAATGGGACTACAGCAACACCAACTACGCGGCGATCGGCGCGGTCCTGGAGCGGGTTTCGGGGGCGGGCCTGGCGGATCTGGTCCGGGATCGGATCGCCCGGCCGCTGAACCTCGCGCACACCTACTACGCGACGGACTCCACTTGGCGCGCGCGGCATGTTCGCGGGTACGAGCCGGACGCGGAGCACATGCCGCCGGGCGTGCCGGTGGAGTTCAGGGACTTCGCCGGGCCGCGTCGCGATGGTCACGTGGACGTCTCCGGCAATGACCCGTCGTGGGGTGGAGCGGCCGGGGCGGTGGTGTCGACGGCGCGGGACTTGGCGCGGTTCCACACGGCGCTGATGTCGGGCAAGCTGCTCCCCGCCGCTGAGCTGGCCGAGATGCGCACGACGACGCCGAGCGGCCCCGGCTACGGCCTGGGAATCCAGACCGGCACCACCCCGTGCGGCGAGTTCTGGGGTCACGACGCCGGACTCCCGGGCTACTTCTCCGTCAGCGTCACCGACCGCACTGGCAGCCGGACGGCGACGATGCTCGTGGCGACGGAGACGTGGGTGGAGTTCGGTTCCAACCCCAAGATCGCCACAGCCAGTAAGGCGCTCCAGACCGCCATGCTCTGCACGATGCTCGGCCGACCGGCGCCGAACTCGACGACGGTGAGCGACGCGGCCCACCAGGCGGCGATCGGGTCCTCGCGCACGACTGACATCGAGGAGTCGGCGAGGCCGGGCAGGCGATCCGCCTACCCGGCCTCGTTCAGGGCTCAGTTCGCGGGCTGA
- a CDS encoding RNA polymerase subunit sigma-70, producing the protein MDFDALVAEHRRELYAHCYRMLGSAQDAEDAMQEALLGAWRGLARFEGRSSVRAWLYRICTNACLRFAERRPRRVSSVDFGPARVDVHELGEPVPGPVWLEPLAPETDPAERYLLRESVELAFVAAVQLLPGTQRAVLLLREVLGFSAAEVASILDTTPASVNSALQRARATVRARVGTSQGEELDALGEQGRRELVDAFLTAWERADTPALLDLLAEDAKFTMPPLPAWFDGKDNVARFLRERVFATPWRLVPLEVNAQPGFACYLRRAGDTGFRFAAIAALTLRAGRVAEINSFLDPDLRSRFGLPEEFRADR; encoded by the coding sequence GTGGATTTCGATGCGCTGGTCGCCGAGCACCGACGCGAGCTGTACGCGCACTGCTACCGGATGCTCGGCTCGGCGCAGGACGCCGAGGACGCGATGCAGGAGGCGCTGCTGGGCGCCTGGCGGGGGCTCGCCCGGTTCGAGGGGCGGAGTTCGGTGCGCGCCTGGCTGTACCGCATCTGCACCAACGCCTGCCTGCGGTTTGCCGAGCGCAGACCGCGCCGCGTGAGCTCGGTCGACTTCGGACCGGCTCGGGTGGACGTGCACGAGCTGGGTGAACCGGTTCCGGGACCGGTGTGGCTGGAGCCGTTGGCGCCGGAAACCGACCCCGCCGAGCGCTACCTGCTGCGGGAGTCCGTGGAGCTGGCCTTCGTCGCCGCGGTGCAGCTCCTGCCGGGGACCCAGCGCGCGGTACTGCTCCTGCGCGAGGTGCTGGGGTTCTCCGCCGCTGAGGTGGCCTCGATCCTGGACACCACGCCCGCCTCGGTGAACAGCGCGCTGCAACGGGCGCGCGCGACGGTCCGGGCGCGGGTGGGCACGTCCCAGGGGGAGGAGCTCGACGCCCTCGGCGAGCAGGGCCGTCGTGAGCTGGTCGACGCGTTCCTCACCGCGTGGGAGCGAGCCGACACGCCCGCGCTGCTCGACCTCCTCGCCGAGGACGCGAAGTTCACCATGCCGCCGCTGCCCGCGTGGTTCGACGGCAAGGACAACGTGGCGAGGTTCCTGCGCGAACGGGTTTTCGCGACCCCGTGGCGGCTCGTGCCGCTGGAGGTCAACGCGCAGCCGGGGTTCGCCTGCTACCTCCGGCGGGCGGGGGACACCGGGTTCCGGTTCGCCGCGATCGCGGCGCTGACGCTGCGCGCGGGCCGGGTCGCGGAGATCAACAGCTTCCTCGACCCGGACCTGCGCTCCCGGTTCGGCCTGCCGGAGGAATTTCGCGCGGACCGATGA
- a CDS encoding dihydrofolate reductase family protein gives MRKLIVTNLISVDGCHEGPGGNFMAMPLDPGFDAHNLASLRAASTLLLGANTFRLFLDYWPPVAADETAPAVEREISRLNAAVEKVVVSDTLSAEHTGAYRDTTTVVPRDRSRERVAELKRGKGKDILVFGSRTMWNDLFTAGLVDEFHFVLGPGVVGGGTPAFDGGTAVSLRLLGISTYEGSDVVVVRYAVNGTSPV, from the coding sequence ATGCGCAAGCTGATCGTCACCAACCTGATCTCCGTCGACGGCTGCCACGAGGGCCCGGGCGGGAACTTCATGGCCATGCCGCTGGACCCCGGGTTCGACGCGCACAACCTCGCGTCCCTCCGGGCGGCGAGCACCCTGCTGCTCGGGGCGAACACCTTCCGCCTGTTCCTCGACTACTGGCCGCCGGTGGCCGCCGACGAGACAGCTCCCGCCGTGGAGCGGGAGATCTCCCGCCTCAACGCGGCGGTCGAGAAGGTGGTCGTCTCCGACACGCTCTCGGCGGAGCACACCGGCGCCTACCGGGACACGACCACCGTCGTGCCACGGGACCGGTCCCGCGAGCGGGTCGCGGAACTCAAGCGGGGCAAAGGAAAGGACATCCTGGTCTTCGGCAGTCGGACGATGTGGAACGACCTGTTCACCGCCGGGCTCGTCGACGAGTTCCACTTCGTGCTGGGCCCTGGTGTGGTCGGCGGCGGCACCCCTGCCTTCGACGGTGGCACAGCGGTCTCGTTGCGGCTTCTGGGAATCAGTACCTACGAGGGTTCCGACGTCGTGGTCGTGCGCTACGCGGTCAACGGCACCAGTCCTGTGTGA
- a CDS encoding transposase, with protein sequence MRRAAKGSHGGRPPAFDVELYKRRNVVERCFNRLKQFRDLATRYAKRAAYYQAELVIAAIMLWLR encoded by the coding sequence ATCCGCCGCGCGGCCAAGGGCTCACACGGCGGGCGTCCTCCCGCGTTCGACGTCGAGTTGTACAAGCGTCGTAACGTCGTCGAACGATGCTTCAACCGGCTCAAGCAATTCCGCGACCTCGCCACCCGCTACGCCAAGCGTGCCGCCTACTACCAAGCCGAGCTTGTCATCGCCGCGATCATGCTCTGGCTCCGATGA
- a CDS encoding DUF4265 domain-containing protein, with translation MPAQDGHVRLFAGTATSGEPVYEVVPAVRAGQTVYEILGSPGLATGCAAGDRVRVDADGRFEIITRGGNVCLVVYPPTPPDDDAVAVLREAFGRLAGQVEAPVDKRFIVVTVPVSAGFPAIEAVVVEWTSRIGAEWYYGNVYDEDDRPIGWWEKDTRI, from the coding sequence GTGCCGGCACAGGATGGCCATGTTCGTCTTTTCGCGGGCACTGCCACCTCCGGCGAACCGGTTTACGAGGTCGTCCCGGCTGTGCGAGCCGGCCAGACCGTGTACGAGATCCTCGGCAGTCCAGGGCTGGCGACCGGGTGCGCCGCGGGCGATCGCGTCCGGGTGGATGCGGACGGGCGATTCGAGATCATCACAAGAGGCGGCAACGTGTGCCTCGTGGTCTATCCCCCCACTCCGCCCGACGACGACGCGGTCGCGGTCCTGCGGGAGGCGTTCGGCAGGCTCGCCGGGCAGGTCGAGGCGCCGGTGGACAAGCGGTTCATCGTGGTGACGGTGCCAGTCAGCGCCGGGTTCCCGGCGATCGAGGCCGTTGTCGTCGAGTGGACGTCCCGGATCGGCGCCGAGTGGTACTACGGCAACGTCTACGACGAGGACGACCGTCCCATCGGCTGGTGGGAGAAGGACACCCGTATCTGA